ATTTGTGATTTCGGTAATAATAAATCTTCACGACGTGTGCTAGAACGACGTAAGTCAATCGCAGGATAAATACGACGCTCAGCAAGTTTACGATCAAGGTGAAGCTCCATATTTCCTGTCCCTTTAAATTCTTCGTAAATGACGTCGTCCATACGAGAACCCGTATCCACTAATGCTGTAGCTAAAATCGTTAAACTTCCGCCTTCTTCAATGTTTCTTGCCGCACCGAAGAATCGTTTCGGACGATGGAAACTTGCAGGATCTATACCACCAGATAACGTGCGACCACTTGGTGGGACGACTAAGTTGTATGCTCTTGCTAGACGAGTAATACTATCCATAAGGATGACAACGTCTTTTTTCGCTTCCACAAGGCGCATTGCACGGTCTAAGACAAGTTCAGCTACTTTAATATGATTTTCTGGGACCTCGTCGAATGTAGAACTAACGACTTCTCCTTTTACAGAGCGTTCCATGTCCGTTACTTCCTCTGGGCGCTCATCTATGAGTAGGACCATTAATTCTAAGTCAGGATGATTTTCTGCAATACTGTTTGCTACTTCTTTTAATAATAACGTCTTACCGGCCTTTGGCGGAGCAACAATTAACCCACGCTGTCCAAAACCGACTGGTGAAATCATATCAATGACACGTGAAGAAATCATGTTCGGCTTATATTCTAACGTCATTTTCTTTTCTGGATAGAGCGGAGTTAATTGTGGAAAATGTGGACGTTCTCTCGCAGCATCTGGGTCTTCTCCATTTACCGCTGCAACTTGAAGTAACCCATAATATCGTTCATTTTCTTTTGGGCGACGCACCTTACCTGAAACACGGTCACCATTACGTAATTCAAACCTACGGATTTGTGAGGCTGAAATATAAATATCTTGTGAACTTGGTTTATACGTATTTGAACGTAAAAAACCGAATCCTTCCGAAGGAACAACTTCAAGGATTCCTTCCATAAACATTAAGTCTTCTTTTTCTGCTTGCTTTTGTAAAATTGCAAAGATCAATTCTTTCTTTGTGAGCTGGCTATAATAGGATACTTTGTACTCTCGTGCTAGCTCGTACAATTCCTTTAGCTTCATATGCTCCATTTCGTTTAATGTCGCACTCATATATGTTCACACCTTTACTAAAATAATTTGTCATTCATTGGACTTCAAAAGTTCCGCGTGTACTGAACATTCAGAATATGTATATTTCTTCTCAAATTTTAATTAAGTTATAGTCACTAGTAAACAATCTACTGGAAACGTCATTCAATTCATTAAGGTTAATATGATATATCCGTTGATCATCATGAAGAGATTTTTGAAGTCATAAGAAGTAACTTGAGGTAAATTGCTTGAGTATTCACTATATAAATGAATCATCCACTTACATCTTACTTGCATTTCGCATAACTCAATAAAAGCATAAATCACATTAATAATCAAGGTGTTTTCGAAATTTCATCACCTTATTTATTGGTGATTCCTCGATATAGAACAATGGCTCGAGGAGGCATCACCTCCTCGGTCCGGAGTCTTTCCTAACGTCTTAAAGAACGTTAAAATTATGCTTTATCTAATAACTAAATCAGGTTTTTTATTTAACATATGTTTTCCGTCAATAAAACGAACTGTACCAGATTTTGCTCTCATAACGACTGATTGTGTTGTACCAGCTGTTCCTTTATACCGAACACCTTTTAACAACTCTCCATCAGTGACACCAGTTGCTGCAAAAATAGCATCATCGCCACCTACAAGGTCTTCCATTTTTAACACTCTGGTGATGTCTCCGATCCCCATTTTTTCACAACGAGCTGCTTCTTCTTCATTTTGTGGAAGTAGCTTTCCTTGAATTTCTCCACCTAAGCATTTCAGAGCAACAGCTGCAAGGACCCCTTCTGGTGCCCCACCTGAACCTAAT
The Bacillus shivajii DNA segment above includes these coding regions:
- the rho gene encoding transcription termination factor Rho; protein product: MSATLNEMEHMKLKELYELAREYKVSYYSQLTKKELIFAILQKQAEKEDLMFMEGILEVVPSEGFGFLRSNTYKPSSQDIYISASQIRRFELRNGDRVSGKVRRPKENERYYGLLQVAAVNGEDPDAARERPHFPQLTPLYPEKKMTLEYKPNMISSRVIDMISPVGFGQRGLIVAPPKAGKTLLLKEVANSIAENHPDLELMVLLIDERPEEVTDMERSVKGEVVSSTFDEVPENHIKVAELVLDRAMRLVEAKKDVVILMDSITRLARAYNLVVPPSGRTLSGGIDPASFHRPKRFFGAARNIEEGGSLTILATALVDTGSRMDDVIYEEFKGTGNMELHLDRKLAERRIYPAIDLRRSSTRREDLLLPKSQIENLWAMRKTMNDQPEFLERFLKKVKVTKTNDEFFDSFEKEKNGKLRVKN